In Acinetobacter pittii, one genomic interval encodes:
- the tynA gene encoding primary-amine oxidase, producing MKPMRKQRLLNDIQKILALNLSIAASFWGLNTQAFAHGGKAEMVSLYQNMSEQGAKVVKDDFTNTYMITKGSIVVRAKPNSDQVLVNGKPLKLSVPLLIKDNKPVIGKDFFNEVFQSGLDQTFKVENTFHPLNSLNSDEIKKTFDVINRSKYAYKNMRFAELKLKEPEKAKVWDYFINHKEYKDARIASFILLKGNQAIEGEVNLNTQQVTKWNVLKDTHGMVLLDNFETVQRVIEASKEYQDALRKRGVTDVKKVITNPLTVGYFGGKDGLDKQLNVLKVVSYLDTGDGNYWAHPIENLVAVVDLDKEKIIKIEEGAMIPVPMTDRPYATKNTKPPKIKPMNISEPEGKNFSITGQTVHWGNWCFHVALDSRVGLQLSTVTYKDKGVKRKVMYEGNLGGMVVPYGDPDMGWYFKSYLDSGEYGMGTLTSAIQLGTDAPENAVLLDAVIADYKGQPQVIPNAIAIFERYAGPEYKHQEIFGDQDASEARRELVVRWISTVGNYDYMFDWVFAQNGVIGINAGATGIEAVKGVKARTMHDSTAKEDTKYGTLIDHNIVGTTHQHIYNFRLDMDVDGENNSFMHMDPVVKTNDRGGVRTSTMQIDSKVITNEQNAAEKFDPSTIRLLTNFNKENKLGNPVSYQLIPFAGGTHPVAKGANFSKDEWLFKRLNFMDKQIWVTQYNQDERYPEGKYSNRSTHDTGLGQFISNNENIENKDLVVWMTTGTTHVARAEEWPIMPTEWVNTLIKPWNFFDNTPTLNLGEEEQNTQHDHH from the coding sequence ATGAAACCAATGCGTAAACAACGATTATTGAATGACATACAAAAGATATTAGCGCTTAACTTATCAATAGCTGCAAGCTTTTGGGGATTAAATACTCAAGCTTTTGCTCATGGTGGAAAAGCTGAAATGGTATCTCTTTACCAAAACATGAGTGAGCAAGGCGCTAAAGTTGTCAAAGACGATTTTACTAATACTTATATGATTACCAAAGGCTCTATCGTGGTAAGAGCCAAGCCAAATTCAGATCAGGTTTTAGTGAATGGAAAACCTCTAAAATTAAGCGTCCCACTATTAATTAAAGATAATAAACCTGTTATTGGAAAAGACTTCTTTAATGAAGTATTTCAGTCTGGTTTAGATCAAACTTTTAAAGTTGAAAATACGTTTCATCCACTCAATAGTTTAAATTCTGACGAAATTAAAAAGACATTTGATGTCATTAATCGCTCAAAATATGCCTATAAAAATATGCGTTTTGCCGAATTAAAACTAAAAGAACCAGAAAAAGCCAAAGTTTGGGATTATTTTATTAATCACAAAGAATATAAAGACGCTCGAATTGCATCTTTCATTTTGTTAAAAGGCAATCAAGCGATTGAAGGTGAAGTTAACCTTAACACTCAGCAAGTCACAAAATGGAATGTACTTAAAGATACTCATGGAATGGTCTTGCTCGATAACTTTGAAACTGTACAGCGCGTGATTGAAGCGAGTAAAGAATATCAGGATGCTTTACGCAAACGTGGTGTAACAGATGTTAAGAAAGTCATTACCAATCCATTAACCGTTGGATATTTTGGTGGTAAAGATGGTTTGGATAAACAACTTAATGTTTTAAAAGTTGTGTCGTATCTAGATACTGGCGATGGTAACTATTGGGCGCATCCAATTGAAAATTTGGTGGCTGTGGTTGATTTAGATAAAGAAAAAATTATTAAAATCGAAGAAGGGGCCATGATTCCTGTTCCGATGACGGATCGACCTTATGCCACTAAAAATACCAAACCACCGAAAATCAAACCGATGAACATTAGTGAACCCGAAGGCAAGAACTTTTCTATTACAGGACAAACGGTACATTGGGGTAATTGGTGTTTCCATGTTGCATTAGATTCACGTGTGGGCTTACAGCTTTCAACCGTGACATATAAAGATAAAGGCGTAAAACGTAAAGTCATGTATGAAGGTAACCTTGGTGGAATGGTGGTTCCATATGGTGACCCTGACATGGGATGGTACTTTAAGTCTTATCTGGACTCTGGTGAGTACGGAATGGGAACACTCACATCAGCCATTCAGCTTGGGACCGATGCACCAGAAAATGCGGTTTTACTTGATGCTGTCATTGCAGACTATAAAGGCCAGCCACAAGTGATTCCAAATGCGATTGCAATTTTTGAGCGCTATGCTGGCCCTGAATATAAACACCAAGAAATTTTTGGTGATCAAGATGCCAGTGAAGCTCGCCGTGAACTTGTCGTGCGCTGGATTAGTACAGTGGGTAATTACGATTACATGTTTGACTGGGTATTTGCTCAAAATGGCGTAATTGGCATTAATGCAGGTGCTACAGGTATTGAAGCGGTTAAAGGCGTTAAAGCAAGAACCATGCATGACAGTACCGCAAAAGAAGACACCAAATATGGCACTTTAATTGACCATAATATTGTGGGTACAACCCATCAACATATCTATAACTTCCGCTTAGATATGGATGTAGATGGCGAAAATAATAGTTTCATGCATATGGACCCTGTGGTGAAGACCAATGATCGAGGCGGCGTGCGTACAAGTACAATGCAAATTGACAGTAAAGTCATTACCAATGAGCAGAATGCGGCTGAAAAATTTGATCCATCTACCATTCGTTTACTGACTAATTTCAACAAGGAAAATAAATTAGGTAATCCTGTTTCTTACCAGCTCATTCCTTTTGCAGGTGGAACACATCCTGTGGCGAAGGGTGCTAATTTTTCTAAAGATGAATGGTTATTTAAACGTTTAAACTTTATGGATAAGCAAATTTGGGTGACGCAATATAATCAGGATGAACGTTATCCTGAAGGTAAATATTCAAACCGTTCGACTCATGACACAGGTTTAGGCCAGTTTATTAGCAACAATGAAAATATTGAAAATAAAGATCTTGTGGTGTGGATGACAACAGGCACAACCCATGTGGCACGTGCAGAAGAATGGCCAATCATGCCGACAGAATGGGTGAATACACTTATCAAACCGTGGAACTTTTTTGATAATACGCCGACTTTAAACTTGGGCGAAGAAGAGCAAAACACGCAGCACGACCATCACTAA
- the pad gene encoding NAD-dependent phenylacetaldehyde dehydrogenase, translating into MSEVQILESVQQFMARQHGHFINGKLVAAELLDKVDIVNPSTEQVVAQISVGSQQDVENAVKSAEHTFQNAWAETTPYERGVKLNKLADLIEQYGEELAQLETLSTGKLINISRHLEVAQSVIFLRYFAGWATKINGQTMQPSIPSMQGEKYTAFTLRQPIGVVAGIVPWNFSLMIGVWKIGSALTTGCTIVLKPSEFASLSLLRLAELAIEAGIPAGVINVVTGKGETGQYLIESPLVKKVSFTGSVPTGIAIGKLAMSSDLTRVSLELGGKNAIAVLADANVDEILPTLLQATFVHQGQVCASPERFFVHRTKYDELVEKLSKALSGFKIGSAMDEGSMFGPLSNQPHFHKVKHYLDMAKANNQIIAGGEALDQTGYFVQPTLISFKNTDDPLFSEETFGPVVGVMPFETDEELIQLMNQSRFGLTASIWTNDLSKALRLIPKIEAGTLWVNMHTFLDPSVPFGGVKASGIGREFSDAFIEDYTELKSVMIRY; encoded by the coding sequence ATGAGTGAAGTTCAGATTTTAGAAAGCGTACAGCAATTTATGGCGCGACAACATGGACATTTTATTAATGGAAAATTGGTTGCTGCCGAGCTTTTAGATAAAGTGGATATTGTAAATCCATCCACTGAACAAGTTGTTGCTCAAATTAGTGTTGGTAGTCAACAAGACGTCGAAAATGCGGTGAAAAGTGCTGAACATACTTTTCAAAACGCTTGGGCTGAAACGACACCGTATGAGCGTGGCGTTAAACTGAACAAGCTAGCAGACTTAATCGAGCAATATGGTGAAGAGCTTGCACAGCTCGAGACGTTGTCTACCGGAAAACTTATCAATATTTCCCGTCATCTTGAAGTTGCACAATCTGTTATTTTCTTAAGATATTTTGCTGGTTGGGCAACTAAAATTAATGGTCAAACCATGCAACCTTCTATTCCTTCTATGCAAGGTGAGAAATATACGGCCTTTACTTTAAGACAACCAATTGGCGTGGTTGCAGGGATTGTGCCTTGGAATTTTTCACTGATGATTGGTGTTTGGAAAATTGGTTCAGCTTTAACAACTGGCTGCACCATTGTGCTTAAACCGAGTGAGTTTGCCAGCTTATCTTTATTACGTTTAGCTGAACTTGCTATAGAGGCAGGTATTCCAGCGGGTGTGATTAATGTAGTAACAGGTAAGGGGGAGACGGGACAATATTTAATTGAGTCACCGCTCGTTAAGAAAGTCTCATTTACAGGTTCAGTGCCGACAGGCATTGCGATTGGTAAACTTGCGATGAGCAGCGATTTAACCCGTGTAAGTCTGGAGTTAGGCGGTAAAAATGCGATAGCTGTTTTGGCTGATGCAAATGTCGATGAGATTTTACCGACTTTGTTGCAAGCAACTTTTGTACATCAAGGACAGGTTTGTGCATCCCCAGAACGGTTTTTTGTACACCGTACAAAATACGATGAACTTGTCGAGAAACTCTCTAAAGCACTCTCTGGTTTCAAAATTGGATCGGCCATGGATGAGGGAAGTATGTTTGGTCCACTTTCTAACCAGCCACATTTTCATAAAGTAAAACATTATTTAGATATGGCAAAAGCCAACAACCAGATTATTGCTGGAGGTGAGGCTTTAGATCAGACTGGTTATTTTGTACAGCCGACTTTAATTTCCTTTAAAAATACGGATGATCCTTTATTTTCAGAAGAAACCTTTGGCCCAGTGGTCGGGGTAATGCCATTCGAAACTGACGAAGAACTTATTCAGTTGATGAACCAGTCTCGCTTTGGTTTAACCGCAAGCATCTGGACAAATGATTTATCTAAAGCTTTACGTTTAATTCCTAAGATTGAAGCAGGTACTCTATGGGTCAATATGCATACGTTCTTAGACCCATCAGTTCCATTTGGTGGGGTGAAAGCTTCAGGAATTGGCAGAGAGTTTTCTGATGCATTTATTGAAGATTACACCGAATTAAAATCGGTGATGATTCGGTATTAA
- the alkJ gene encoding GMC family oxidoreductase: protein MNKQYDYIVIGAGSAGCVVAARLLQAKAGRVLVLEAGSRDSSMFHTIPATVVKVFQQKSWQYMTVPQKYCNHREMILAQGKALGGGSSVNGMIYCRGQRQDYDLWATEWGCNQWSYQHVLPFFKKAEKNESLANEYHGQDGILPVSENRYRHPLTLACIKAGQQMGMNYVNDINGWDQAGVGFYQTTTQNGSRASTSKTYLKSVENHPDLTVITDALVHKIETQGDQVTGVTYSVGGKSPITVQAQKEVILSAGAIGSPKVLLLSGIGPKQHLDEIGIECIRDLPVGENFHDHLHMSVNATVTTNNSLLGEDQGLTAVRHFLQWCFTRSGLLTTNILEGGGFIDTNNNGRPDVQFHFLPVLDNFDNTPGEKSVAQAHGLTIKVGHVQPKARGILRLSSKDPKDLPVIDPNYLGHQEDIDANIRAVQAGLRLLQQPALKAIVKEVIEPANINPDDIEAIDKWMRQNIKTVYHPAGSCKMGNTPQDSVTDQTLKVHGFKNLRVVDCSICPQVPSGNTNAIAIMIGERGADFILNQVA from the coding sequence ATGAATAAACAATATGACTATATCGTGATTGGTGCGGGCTCGGCAGGCTGTGTGGTTGCAGCACGGCTGTTACAGGCCAAAGCAGGGCGCGTTCTTGTTTTAGAGGCAGGAAGCCGAGATAGCAGTATGTTTCATACCATACCTGCCACAGTGGTTAAAGTATTCCAGCAAAAATCATGGCAATACATGACTGTCCCTCAGAAATATTGTAATCATCGTGAAATGATCCTTGCACAAGGAAAAGCGTTGGGAGGCGGAAGCTCGGTCAACGGAATGATCTATTGCCGAGGCCAACGTCAGGATTATGATTTATGGGCCACGGAATGGGGATGCAATCAGTGGTCTTATCAACATGTACTGCCTTTTTTTAAAAAAGCAGAAAAAAATGAAAGTCTTGCTAATGAATATCACGGACAAGATGGCATTTTACCTGTCAGTGAAAACCGCTATCGCCATCCTTTGACGCTTGCTTGTATTAAAGCAGGTCAACAAATGGGCATGAATTACGTCAATGATATTAATGGTTGGGATCAGGCAGGTGTAGGGTTTTATCAAACCACCACTCAAAATGGCTCACGGGCGAGTACCTCAAAAACCTATTTAAAGTCAGTCGAAAACCACCCAGATCTCACGGTGATTACTGATGCCTTGGTCCATAAAATTGAAACTCAAGGTGATCAAGTTACTGGGGTGACTTATAGCGTTGGAGGAAAATCACCGATTACTGTACAAGCTCAAAAAGAAGTCATTCTAAGTGCTGGTGCAATTGGTAGTCCTAAAGTTTTATTACTTTCGGGAATTGGTCCAAAACAGCATTTAGATGAGATCGGCATTGAATGTATTCGTGATCTACCCGTAGGTGAAAATTTTCACGACCATTTGCATATGTCGGTTAATGCAACGGTAACAACCAATAATAGTCTGCTCGGTGAAGACCAAGGTTTAACCGCCGTACGGCACTTTTTACAGTGGTGTTTTACACGTTCAGGATTGTTAACCACCAATATTCTAGAAGGTGGTGGTTTTATTGACACCAACAACAACGGTCGACCTGATGTCCAATTTCATTTTTTACCTGTGCTGGATAATTTCGATAATACCCCTGGTGAAAAATCAGTGGCTCAAGCACATGGCCTTACCATTAAAGTCGGACATGTACAGCCAAAAGCACGTGGGATTTTACGTTTAAGTAGTAAAGATCCTAAAGATTTACCTGTCATTGATCCTAATTATTTAGGTCATCAAGAAGATATTGACGCAAATATCCGTGCGGTACAGGCCGGACTTCGCCTATTACAACAACCAGCATTGAAAGCAATTGTCAAAGAAGTGATTGAGCCTGCAAATATCAATCCTGATGATATTGAAGCGATTGATAAATGGATGCGCCAGAATATTAAAACGGTCTATCACCCCGCAGGTAGCTGCAAAATGGGCAATACTCCGCAAGATTCGGTCACAGATCAGACCCTAAAAGTCCATGGTTTTAAAAATTTACGTGTGGTGGATTGTTCTATTTGCCCACAAGTTCCAAGCGGTAATACCAACGCAATTGCCATCATGATTGGAGAACGTGGTGCAGACTTTATTTTGAATCAGGTCGCGTAG